In the Ensifer adhaerens genome, one interval contains:
- a CDS encoding DUF2092 domain-containing protein — MAKDAGGANMQHSKEALEQALQTREQYDMPGLRFAIAKSTLRAGAEQLLDNVAAVLKKFPDWSLRIIVHTDASGNAETNQRLSQERADMIKAALVKRGVSADRLIASGAGQTMPVASNNTAEGRTRNRRVELIRVTDAPEAKKLLKSMSDYLAAQKTLSFSYDSNLQVVTSSDQKLGLSSSGTVNLSRPDRVHTTRSGGFVDTETLFDGKTLTLLGKNVNKYTQVEMHGTVDQLIDELKDKHGLPLPAADLLMTNSYEELMKGVYDSKDLGSGFVNGKECDSLAFRKDDVDFQIWVAQGDQPYPCRLVITSSKVKGGPEYSIQIRDWKTGDGVPADDFAFKNTTNAEKADVKDLKQNLSEMPDNFVVGDKK; from the coding sequence TTGGCCAAGGACGCGGGCGGCGCGAATATGCAGCACAGCAAGGAAGCCTTGGAGCAGGCACTACAGACAAGAGAACAGTACGACATGCCTGGCCTGCGCTTCGCCATAGCAAAGTCCACCTTGCGGGCAGGCGCAGAACAGCTTCTTGATAACGTTGCGGCCGTGCTCAAGAAGTTTCCCGACTGGAGCTTGAGAATTATCGTCCACACCGATGCGAGCGGCAACGCGGAAACCAACCAACGTCTTTCGCAAGAACGTGCTGACATGATCAAGGCGGCGCTTGTCAAAAGAGGAGTTTCCGCCGACAGGTTGATCGCCTCCGGTGCAGGTCAGACTATGCCAGTTGCCAGCAACAACACGGCTGAAGGTCGAACTCGCAACCGTCGGGTCGAACTCATTCGGGTTACCGACGCGCCGGAAGCCAAAAAACTGCTCAAATCCATGTCGGACTATCTGGCTGCCCAGAAGACCCTGTCGTTCAGCTATGACTCCAACCTTCAGGTTGTCACCAGTTCAGACCAGAAGCTTGGGCTATCGAGTTCCGGCACCGTGAACCTTAGCCGGCCAGACCGGGTGCATACGACCCGCTCCGGCGGGTTTGTCGATACCGAGACCTTGTTCGACGGCAAAACGCTCACCCTTCTCGGGAAGAACGTCAACAAGTACACGCAGGTGGAAATGCATGGAACGGTCGATCAATTGATAGACGAGTTGAAGGACAAGCACGGCCTGCCATTGCCGGCTGCCGACTTGCTGATGACCAATTCATATGAGGAGTTGATGAAGGGCGTCTATGACTCCAAGGACCTGGGAAGCGGCTTCGTGAACGGCAAGGAGTGCGATTCACTGGCTTTTCGCAAGGACGACGTGGACTTCCAGATCTGGGTCGCACAGGGCGATCAACCGTACCCCTGCCGGTTGGTCATCACTTCCAGCAAGGTCAAGGGTGGGCCGGAATACAGCATCCAGATCAGGGACTGGAAAACTGGCGACGGTGTGCCCGCGGATGATTTCGCCTTCAAGAACACGACCAACGCCGAAAAGGCCGACGTGAAAGACCTCAAGCAGAATCTGAGTGAA
- the fba gene encoding class II fructose-bisphosphate aldolase (catalyzes the reversible aldol condensation of dihydroxyacetonephosphate and glyceraldehyde 3-phosphate in the Calvin cycle, glycolysis, and/or gluconeogenesis), with amino-acid sequence MALITLRQLLDHAAENDYALPAFNVNNLEYIQAVMRAADATDSPVILQASRGARSYAGDAFLRHLILGAAEEYPHIPVCLHLDHGDQPSTCISAITNGFTSVMMDGSLEKDGKTVASYDYNVAVTAEVVKIAHAAGVSVEGELGCLGNLETGAGDKEDGHGFEGKLSREELLTDPDQALDFVTKTGVDALAVAIGTSHGAYKFTREPDGDILSIETIAKINKKLPNTHLVMHGSSSVPKDLQDLFNTYGGKMKPTWGVPVSEIQKAIPLGVRKVNIDTDLRLAMTGTIRKNFAENPENFDPRTYLKPATALMTEVCKERFEAFRTAGKASKIRTLRLPEMAKRYAAA; translated from the coding sequence ATGGCATTGATCACATTGCGGCAACTGCTCGACCATGCGGCGGAGAACGATTACGCGCTGCCGGCGTTCAATGTGAACAATCTCGAATACATTCAGGCCGTCATGCGCGCCGCCGATGCCACCGACAGTCCGGTGATCCTTCAGGCAAGCCGCGGCGCCCGTTCCTATGCAGGCGATGCGTTCCTGCGGCACCTGATCCTGGGCGCGGCCGAAGAATACCCGCATATCCCCGTCTGTCTGCACCTCGACCATGGCGACCAGCCGTCGACCTGCATCTCGGCCATCACCAACGGCTTCACCTCCGTCATGATGGATGGCTCGCTGGAGAAGGACGGTAAGACCGTTGCCAGCTATGACTACAATGTCGCCGTCACTGCAGAAGTGGTGAAGATCGCGCATGCGGCCGGCGTTTCGGTCGAAGGCGAACTCGGCTGCCTCGGCAACCTCGAGACCGGCGCCGGCGACAAGGAAGACGGCCACGGCTTCGAAGGCAAGCTGTCGCGCGAAGAGCTTCTGACCGACCCGGACCAGGCGCTCGATTTCGTCACCAAGACCGGCGTTGACGCGCTCGCTGTTGCGATCGGCACCAGCCACGGCGCCTACAAGTTCACCCGCGAGCCCGATGGCGACATCCTGTCGATCGAAACGATCGCCAAGATCAACAAGAAGCTGCCGAACACCCACCTCGTCATGCACGGCTCGTCGTCCGTGCCGAAGGATCTGCAGGACCTCTTCAACACCTATGGCGGCAAGATGAAGCCGACCTGGGGCGTTCCGGTATCGGAAATCCAGAAGGCGATCCCGCTCGGCGTGCGCAAGGTCAACATCGACACGGACCTGCGCCTTGCCATGACCGGCACGATCCGCAAGAACTTCGCCGAGAACCCGGAAAACTTCGACCCGCGCACCTACCTGAAGCCGGCGACTGCGCTGATGACCGAGGTCTGCAAGGAGCGTTTCGAAGCCTTCCGCACCGCCGGCAAGGCATCGAAGATCCGCACGCTGCGCCTGCCGGAAATGGCAAAGCGCTACGCCGCTGCCTGA
- a CDS encoding peptide ABC transporter substrate-binding protein, with amino-acid sequence MASLKLNLRAAALIGSLLIGASPALAEAVLHRGNAGEPQTLDQHHTSINIEAFILKDLYEGLTIYDASAKIVPGVAETWELSDDGTVYTFKLRADAKWSDGSPVTAEDFVFSFRRVEDPKTAAGYANILFPIKNAEKVNKGEVPTDQLGVKAIDEKTVEITLERPTPFFLELLAHQTALPVSKASVEKNGADFVKPGVMVSNGAFTLQAHVPNDSLTVVKNANYWDAANVKLDKVIFYPIDDQAASVRRFEAKEMDLVYNFSADQIDRLRTSYNDQVHVSPSLATYYYAFDTRQEPYSDVRVRQALSMAVDRDFLAKEIYAGSQLPAYSMVPPGIESYGEPSKADFGTLSQLDREDKAIALMKEAGYGEGGKPLNIELRYNTNPNHERVATAVADMWKNTFGAKVSLVNLDVSSHYAYLQEGGKFNVARAGWQADYADAENFLALSVGSNKTFNYGHFENAEFDSLMKKSYDEQDPAARSKLLHEAEALLMKEQPIAPLLTQADLWLVASRVKGWADNAPNEHLSKFLSIAE; translated from the coding sequence ATGGCTTCACTCAAACTCAACCTGCGCGCTGCCGCACTGATCGGCTCGCTGCTCATCGGAGCAAGCCCGGCACTCGCCGAAGCTGTCCTGCATCGTGGCAACGCAGGTGAGCCGCAAACGCTTGACCAGCACCACACCTCGATCAACATCGAAGCGTTCATCCTCAAGGATCTCTACGAAGGCCTGACGATCTATGACGCCTCTGCAAAGATCGTCCCGGGTGTCGCTGAGACGTGGGAGCTTTCGGACGACGGTACGGTCTATACCTTCAAGCTGCGCGCCGATGCAAAGTGGTCGGATGGTTCGCCGGTAACCGCCGAAGATTTCGTCTTCTCCTTCCGCCGCGTTGAAGATCCGAAGACCGCGGCCGGCTACGCCAACATCCTCTTCCCGATCAAGAACGCCGAAAAGGTCAACAAGGGCGAAGTGCCGACCGACCAGCTTGGCGTGAAGGCGATCGACGAAAAGACGGTCGAAATTACGCTTGAGCGTCCGACCCCGTTCTTCCTGGAACTGCTCGCGCACCAGACCGCACTTCCGGTCAGCAAGGCAAGCGTCGAAAAGAACGGCGCAGACTTCGTCAAGCCGGGCGTCATGGTTTCGAACGGCGCGTTCACGCTCCAGGCCCACGTTCCGAACGACAGCCTGACCGTCGTCAAGAACGCCAACTACTGGGATGCGGCCAACGTCAAGCTCGACAAGGTCATCTTCTACCCGATCGACGACCAGGCGGCTTCGGTTCGCCGCTTCGAAGCCAAGGAAATGGACCTAGTCTATAACTTCTCGGCCGACCAGATCGACCGCCTGCGCACGTCCTACAACGACCAGGTCCACGTGTCGCCGTCGCTTGCGACCTACTACTACGCATTCGACACCCGCCAGGAGCCCTATAGCGACGTTCGCGTTCGTCAGGCCCTTTCGATGGCTGTCGACCGCGACTTCCTTGCCAAGGAGATCTATGCCGGTTCGCAGCTCCCCGCCTATTCGATGGTTCCTCCGGGCATCGAAAGCTACGGCGAGCCGTCCAAGGCTGACTTCGGCACGCTGTCGCAGCTTGACCGCGAAGACAAGGCCATCGCCCTGATGAAGGAAGCTGGCTACGGCGAAGGTGGCAAGCCCCTCAATATCGAGCTGCGCTACAACACCAACCCGAACCACGAGCGCGTGGCGACGGCTGTCGCCGACATGTGGAAGAACACCTTCGGCGCCAAGGTGTCGCTGGTGAACCTCGACGTGTCCTCGCACTACGCCTACCTGCAGGAAGGCGGCAAGTTCAACGTTGCCCGCGCCGGCTGGCAGGCTGACTATGCGGACGCCGAGAACTTCCTGGCGCTCAGCGTCGGCTCAAACAAGACCTTCAACTACGGCCATTTCGAAAACGCTGAATTCGATAGCCTGATGAAGAAGTCCTACGACGAGCAGGATCCGGCAGCTCGCTCCAAGCTGCTGCACGAAGCCGAAGCGCTGCTGATGAAGGAACAGCCGATCGCTCCGCTTCTGACCCAGGCCGACCTGTGGCTCGTTGCCAGCCGCGTCAAGGGCTGGGCGGACAATGCTCCGAACGAGCACCTGAGCAAGTTCCTGAGCATCGCCGAATAA
- the oppB gene encoding oligopeptide ABC transporter permease OppB yields the protein MISFILRRLASAVPTLFIVVTISFFLMRFAPGGPFNLERPLPPQTMANLMKTYQLDQPLWRQYTHYLSNAVTGDFGPSYVYKDNNVAELIGKGLPYSMELGFYALLLALIGGVTAGTIAALRQNSILDFAIMSVSTMGVTVPNFVVGPVLTLVFAIVLAWLPAGGWGDGSLRFLILPMIALALPQLAVFARLTRGSMIEALHTDHIRTAKAYGLPSRTVVVTHAMRGAMLPVVSYLAPCAAALLTGSAVVETIFTIPGVGRYFVLGAINRDYTLVMGTVILVAIFVIVFNLLVDILYGLLDPRVRHD from the coding sequence ATGATTTCCTTCATCCTTCGCCGATTGGCGAGTGCGGTGCCGACGTTGTTTATCGTCGTCACCATATCCTTTTTTCTGATGCGGTTCGCCCCCGGGGGCCCCTTCAACCTCGAGCGTCCCCTTCCGCCACAAACGATGGCGAACCTGATGAAGACGTATCAGCTCGACCAGCCCCTTTGGCGCCAATACACGCACTATCTCAGCAATGCGGTGACCGGCGACTTCGGCCCGAGCTATGTCTATAAGGACAACAACGTCGCCGAGTTGATCGGCAAGGGTCTGCCCTATTCGATGGAGCTCGGCTTCTACGCGCTGCTGCTTGCACTTATCGGCGGCGTGACCGCCGGTACGATCGCCGCGCTCAGGCAGAACAGCATTCTCGATTTCGCGATCATGTCGGTCTCGACCATGGGCGTCACCGTGCCCAACTTCGTCGTCGGCCCGGTGTTGACGCTGGTCTTTGCGATCGTGCTCGCATGGCTGCCGGCAGGCGGCTGGGGCGACGGATCGCTGCGCTTCCTGATCCTGCCGATGATCGCGCTGGCGCTGCCGCAGCTTGCGGTGTTTGCGCGCCTGACGCGCGGCTCGATGATCGAGGCTTTGCATACCGACCATATCCGAACGGCCAAGGCCTACGGTCTGCCGTCACGCACGGTTGTCGTCACCCACGCCATGCGTGGCGCGATGCTGCCGGTCGTCTCCTATCTCGCGCCTTGCGCTGCGGCCCTTCTGACCGGCTCGGCCGTCGTCGAGACGATCTTCACCATTCCTGGCGTCGGTCGTTACTTCGTCCTCGGCGCGATCAACCGCGATTACACGCTGGTGATGGGCACGGTTATCCTCGTCGCCATCTTCGTCATCGTTTTCAATCTCCTGGTCGACATTCTCTACGGCCTGCTCGATCCGAGGGTTCGCCATGACTGA
- a CDS encoding ABC transporter permease encodes MTDIAQTPVLTPETKGRSLFQLAAMRFRRNRAAMAGCFMLALIALFSFLGPLFVPHTYDQVFPSYVSISPSLDPRPDTSTLQDVMEGVATRARVTLKEFAVEGETFTATITSEQPIDARATRYFDRANEFRDTQVVATEDDGKTLKVTGQVDREYFPFGTDSNGRDLLVRVMLGGQISIAVGLLASLVSLGIGVVYGATSGYIGGRVDNVMMRLVEILYSLPFVFLVVVLVVFFGRSFILIFLVIGAVEWLDMARIVRGQTLALKRREFVGAAQALGLTDWQIIRRHIIPNTIGPVIVFVTVVVPKVILLESFLSFLGLGVQAPLTSWGALISEGANNIQSAPWLLIFPAIFFVLTLFSLNFVGDGLRDALDPKDR; translated from the coding sequence ATGACTGATATCGCCCAGACCCCGGTGCTGACACCGGAAACGAAGGGGCGAAGCCTCTTCCAACTCGCCGCCATGCGCTTCCGGCGCAACCGCGCCGCAATGGCCGGCTGCTTCATGCTGGCGCTGATCGCGCTGTTCTCGTTCCTCGGACCGCTCTTCGTTCCGCACACCTATGACCAGGTGTTTCCGTCCTACGTCTCGATCAGCCCGAGCCTCGATCCGCGGCCCGATACGTCCACGCTTCAGGACGTTATGGAAGGCGTTGCCACGCGAGCGCGCGTCACGCTGAAGGAGTTCGCCGTCGAGGGCGAGACCTTTACCGCGACGATCACCTCCGAACAGCCGATCGACGCACGCGCCACGCGCTATTTCGATCGCGCCAACGAGTTTCGTGACACCCAGGTAGTGGCAACGGAAGACGACGGGAAGACGCTGAAGGTCACCGGTCAGGTCGACCGGGAGTATTTCCCCTTCGGCACCGACTCCAACGGCCGCGACCTCTTGGTCCGCGTCATGCTCGGCGGCCAGATCTCGATCGCCGTCGGCCTGCTCGCCAGTCTCGTGTCGCTCGGCATCGGCGTCGTTTATGGCGCGACTTCGGGCTATATCGGCGGCCGCGTCGACAACGTCATGATGCGTCTGGTGGAGATCCTCTACTCTCTGCCCTTCGTCTTCCTCGTCGTCGTGCTCGTCGTGTTCTTCGGCCGCTCGTTCATCCTGATCTTCCTGGTGATCGGTGCGGTGGAATGGCTCGACATGGCCCGTATCGTGCGTGGCCAGACACTTGCGCTCAAACGCCGCGAATTCGTCGGCGCCGCGCAGGCACTCGGTCTTACCGACTGGCAGATCATCCGCCGGCACATCATCCCCAACACGATCGGTCCGGTCATCGTTTTCGTGACCGTCGTCGTGCCCAAGGTGATCCTGCTCGAGAGCTTCCTCTCCTTCCTCGGCCTTGGCGTTCAGGCGCCGCTGACGAGCTGGGGCGCGCTGATCTCGGAAGGCGCAAACAACATCCAGTCGGCGCCGTGGCTTTTGATCTTCCCGGCCATCTTTTTCGTCCTGACGCTGTTTTCGCTGAACTTCGTCGGCGACGGCCTGCGCGACGCGCTCGACCCGAAGGATCGCTGA
- a CDS encoding ABC transporter ATP-binding protein, with the protein MADTNETILAVRGLKVNFSTPDGTVEAVKGIDLDVRSGETLAVVGESGSGKSQTMMGIMGLLAKNGEVTGSATYRGQELVGLPPKALNQVRGAKVTMIFQEPMTSLDPLYPIGRQIAEPIVHHRGGSFKQARARVLELLELVGIPEPGRRIDSYPHELSGGQRQRVMIAMALANEPDLLIADEPTTALDVTIQAQILDLLKSLQQRFGMAIVLITHDLGIVKHFADRVAVMRRGEVVEKGTTADIFERPQADYTKMLLAAEPSGRKASPPDGAPIILEGRDVCVDYQIGGGLFKGGKSVFRAVDSVNLRLKEGQTIGVVGESGSGKSTLGRALLRLLPSSGHYRFGTTDISGFDRGQMRPLRRTLQLVFQDPYGSLSPRRTVGEIITEGLHVHEPELSRADRDRRASEALKEVGLDPASRNRYPHEFSGGQRQRIAIARAMILKPKVVILDEPTSALDRSVQGQVIELLRDLQRSHGLSYIFISHDLSVVKAMSDYVIVMKNGKIVEEGETDAIFEAPKQPYTKTLIGAAFNI; encoded by the coding sequence ATGGCAGATACCAACGAAACCATCCTGGCCGTTCGCGGACTCAAGGTGAACTTCTCGACGCCTGACGGCACCGTAGAAGCGGTCAAGGGCATCGATCTCGACGTACGCTCAGGCGAAACGCTCGCAGTCGTCGGCGAATCCGGCTCCGGCAAGAGCCAGACGATGATGGGTATCATGGGCCTGCTCGCCAAGAACGGTGAGGTCACGGGCTCGGCAACCTACCGTGGGCAGGAGCTTGTTGGCCTGCCGCCGAAGGCCTTGAATCAGGTCCGCGGCGCGAAGGTCACCATGATCTTCCAGGAGCCGATGACCTCGCTCGATCCGCTCTATCCGATCGGACGCCAGATCGCCGAGCCGATCGTTCACCACCGCGGTGGCTCGTTCAAGCAGGCGCGGGCACGCGTGCTCGAACTGCTCGAACTTGTCGGCATCCCCGAGCCGGGACGTCGCATCGACAGCTACCCGCACGAGCTTTCGGGTGGCCAGCGCCAGCGCGTGATGATCGCCATGGCACTCGCCAACGAGCCTGATCTGCTAATCGCTGACGAACCGACGACGGCACTCGACGTGACGATCCAGGCGCAGATCCTCGATCTCCTGAAGTCGCTGCAGCAGCGCTTCGGCATGGCGATCGTGCTGATCACCCACGACCTCGGCATCGTCAAGCATTTCGCGGACCGCGTGGCCGTGATGCGCCGTGGCGAAGTGGTGGAAAAGGGCACAACGGCAGATATCTTCGAGCGGCCGCAGGCCGATTACACGAAGATGCTGCTTGCCGCCGAGCCCAGTGGTCGCAAGGCTTCGCCGCCCGACGGCGCGCCGATCATTCTCGAAGGTCGCGATGTCTGCGTCGATTACCAGATCGGCGGCGGACTGTTCAAAGGCGGCAAGTCGGTCTTCCGCGCCGTGGACAGCGTCAATCTGCGCCTGAAAGAGGGGCAGACGATCGGGGTCGTCGGAGAGTCCGGCTCCGGAAAATCGACGCTCGGCCGTGCGCTGCTGAGACTGCTGCCGAGCAGCGGTCACTATCGCTTCGGGACGACGGACATCTCCGGTTTCGACCGCGGCCAAATGCGGCCGTTGCGCCGCACCTTGCAACTCGTTTTCCAGGATCCCTACGGCTCGCTTTCGCCGCGCCGAACCGTCGGTGAAATCATCACCGAAGGTCTGCACGTGCATGAGCCCGAGCTCAGCCGCGCTGACCGCGACCGCCGGGCGTCCGAGGCACTCAAGGAAGTGGGGCTCGATCCGGCGTCGCGCAATCGCTACCCGCACGAGTTTTCGGGCGGCCAGCGGCAGCGTATCGCGATTGCCCGCGCGATGATCCTGAAGCCGAAGGTCGTCATTCTCGACGAACCGACCTCGGCGCTCGACCGCTCGGTGCAGGGGCAGGTGATCGAACTCCTGCGCGATCTGCAGCGCTCACATGGGCTCTCCTACATCTTCATCAGCCACGATCTTTCGGTGGTGAAGGCGATGTCGGACTATGTGATCGTCATGAAGAACGGCAAGATCGTCGAGGAAGGCGAAACTGACGCGATCTTCGAGGCGCCGAAACAGCCCTATACCAAGACGCTGATCGGCGCTGCCTTCAACATCTGA
- a CDS encoding sigma-54-dependent transcriptional regulator codes for MIESRILLVDDEEDVRHSSAQALELAGFRVETFAAAEHALEFISFSFSGVVISDIRMPGMDGMTLLQRIREIDAEVPVILVTGHGDVQLAVRAMREGAYDFVEKPFATQMLAGTIRRALDWRALVLENRRLKAVAGKRDDIEQRLPGRSQVMVDLRYRIRAIGAADADTLIIGDTGVGKEVLARTLHDLSARANSPFIAINCAALPENLIESELFGHEPGAFPGAIRPRYGKFEHGRGGTILLDEIGSMPFDLQAKFLRVLQERVITRLGSNEVVPLDVRFIATSKVDLEKEVVAGRFRADLLYRLNVATLRVPSLAQRRTDIPLLFLQLVRESAARYGRDEVEVSQAMLAEMAERDWPGNVRELRNAAERLVLGLDASPHDAAKEDNGRLADKVAAYEKGLIASAIAAHGGALKPVYESLGISRKTLYEKMQKFGLDKKLVAADFPADGDL; via the coding sequence ATGATCGAGAGCCGGATCCTGCTCGTCGATGACGAAGAGGATGTACGCCATTCGAGTGCGCAAGCGCTGGAACTTGCGGGCTTTCGAGTCGAGACATTTGCGGCAGCCGAACACGCACTGGAATTCATCAGCTTCAGTTTTTCCGGCGTAGTCATCAGCGACATCCGCATGCCCGGCATGGACGGCATGACGCTTCTGCAGCGGATCCGCGAGATCGATGCCGAAGTGCCTGTCATCCTCGTCACCGGCCATGGCGATGTGCAGCTTGCCGTGCGCGCGATGCGCGAAGGCGCCTATGATTTCGTCGAGAAGCCCTTTGCGACACAGATGCTCGCCGGCACGATCCGCCGGGCCCTCGACTGGCGCGCGCTCGTCCTGGAAAACCGCCGTTTGAAGGCCGTGGCCGGCAAACGCGACGATATCGAGCAGCGGCTCCCCGGTCGCAGCCAAGTGATGGTCGATCTGCGCTATCGCATTCGCGCGATCGGCGCCGCCGACGCCGACACGCTGATCATCGGCGACACCGGTGTCGGCAAGGAGGTGCTGGCCCGCACGCTGCACGATCTGAGCGCACGGGCCAATAGCCCCTTCATTGCGATCAACTGTGCGGCACTGCCGGAAAACCTGATCGAGAGCGAGCTTTTCGGCCATGAGCCCGGCGCCTTTCCCGGTGCCATCCGCCCGCGCTATGGCAAGTTCGAGCATGGTCGCGGTGGTACCATCCTGCTCGACGAGATCGGCTCGATGCCATTCGACCTTCAGGCTAAATTCCTGCGCGTCCTCCAGGAACGCGTCATCACCCGGCTCGGATCGAACGAAGTCGTGCCGCTCGACGTGCGCTTCATCGCGACCAGCAAAGTCGACCTCGAAAAGGAGGTTGTCGCAGGGCGCTTCCGCGCCGATCTGCTCTATCGGCTCAACGTCGCGACGCTTCGTGTTCCCTCGCTTGCACAACGCCGCACGGATATCCCGCTGCTCTTTCTGCAATTGGTCAGGGAATCCGCCGCGCGCTACGGCCGGGACGAAGTCGAGGTCTCACAAGCCATGCTGGCGGAAATGGCAGAGCGCGACTGGCCGGGCAACGTACGCGAACTGCGCAATGCCGCCGAACGGCTGGTGCTTGGGCTTGATGCCTCGCCGCACGATGCAGCCAAGGAAGATAACGGCCGGCTTGCCGACAAGGTGGCAGCCTATGAAAAAGGCTTGATCGCCAGCGCCATCGCGGCCCACGGCGGCGCCCTGAAACCGGTTTATGAGTCGCTCGGCATCTCGCGCAAGACGCTCTACGAAAAGATGCAGAAATTCGGGCTCGACAAGAAGCTCGTCGCCGCGGACTTTCCCGCAGACGGCGATCTCTGA